TCACCGCCCCGCCGCATATCGACACAAAGGAGCTTTTGAAAACCGCCGTGACGCAGTACAAGGTGGCCTTCGTGCCCGGCCACGGCTTCTTTGTAGACCAGTCCGTGAGGAATGCGATGAGGCTAAACTTCACCTACCCATCGTTTGAACAGATAAACGAGGGGATCCGGCGCCTCGCCATGGCTATCAAAGGCGCATGATTCTGCTTGAAGAGGCCACCACGGTCATAAAAGAGAAGCAGAGGGAGGGTAAGATACACAGGACGCCGACTTTGAGATCTGAGTCTCTGTCTAGAGTCACGGGTGGCGAGGTTTTCCTAAAGCTGGAGGCTCTGCAGAAGACCGGCTCATTCAAGATAAGGGGGGCCTACTTCGCCATGCATAAATACATAAGGGAGGGGTACCGCGAGTTTATAACGGCTTCGTCGGGCAACCACGCGCAGGGAGTGGCGTACGCCGCTCAGCTACACGGCGTTAGGGCCACTGTGGTTATGCCTGAGACTACGCCGTGGTTGAAAGTAAAGAAGACGCAAGATTATGGTGCCACTGTGATTCTGCATGGGGAGAGCTACTACGAGGCTGAGATGAAGGCGATAGAGCTCGTGGGCGGCGGCGCCAAGTTTCTACATGCCTACAACGACTGGTACGTAATCTCGGGCCAGTCCACACTTGGCGTCGAGATTCTTGAGGATTTGGAGAGTGTGGATGTTGTGGTTGTGCCGGTGGGTGGGGGTGGGCTTATATCCGGCGTCGCGTACGCTGTAAAGAAGAGGAGACCTGGCGTGAGGGTGGTGGGGGTGCAGGCCAGCGGGGCGCCTGCGGTTTATCTCTCGCTGAAGGAGGGCGGGCTGGTTACCATTGACAGGGTGGACACAATCGCCGACGGCATCGCGGTGAAAAGGCCGGGGGACATTACGCTGAAGCTTATCCAGGAGTATGTAGACGACATTGTCTTGGTTGATGACAACGAGATTGTCGACGCCATCTACCTACTGCTGGAGAGGACGAGAGTGGTGGCCGAGGGCGCGGGGGCGGCAGCTGTGGCCGCCTTGATGTCGGGGAAGGTCGATGTGCGTGGGAAGAGGGCTGCGGCGGTGGTGTCCGGCGGCAACATAGACGCGCCGATTCTCATGCGGGTGTTGATGAAGGCCTTGGCGAGGCAGAGGCGTGTTGTTAGGCTCGTTGGGGAGGTGCCCGACAGACCTGGCACGCTGGCCAAGGCGTCGTCGCTACTGGCTTCTCACAACGTCAACATCTTGGAGGTGTACCACGAGCGTTACGATCCTGAGCAGAGGCCGAACTACGTGAGGCTTATATTCGTCGTGGAGATACCAGGCACTCTCGACATGTCGAAACTGCTGGATGAACTGGAGAGGAGCGGCTTCTACTTCAAGCTGGCTCCTCACTAAAGATTAAAAGTAGGGTTTTTCGCCTAATCTATGAAGACCAAGTTGCTGTACCAAGAGGACTCTTACGTCAGGGAGTTCGACGCAACTGTGCTCGACGTGTCTGGGAACGAGGTGGTGCTGGACAAAACCGCGTTTCACGACGGGACTGGAGGCGTCGAGGCCGACAGCGGCTTTTTTGTGTTTGGAGGGGAGAGGTACAGCGCCAAGGCGGCTCACAAGGGTGGGGAGGTGGTGCACGTCTTGGATAGGCCGCCTGTTTTTAAGCCGGGCGACGTGGTGAGGGGCGTGGTGGACTGGGAGAAGCGGTATAGGAAAATGAGGCTCCACACGGCGGCGCATATACTATCTGCCGTTCTCTACAACAGGTACAACGCCTTGATTACAGGCGGCGAAATTACGCATGAATACGCCCGCGACGACTTCAACGTGGAGGGGGACATGGCCGCTGTGAGGAAGATATTCGAGGAGGCGGTTGCGGAGGTGAACCAGATAGCGCAACGGGGTATCGAGGTTAGGGTGTACTGGTTGCCGCGGGAGGAGGCGTTGAAGATCCCGGGGGTGGTGAAGCTGGCGGAGAAGATGCCGCCCGACCTCCCCACCCTCAGAATTGTGGAGATCCCCGGCGTGGATATACAAGCGGATGGGGGGCCCCACGTTAAGAACACGAAGGAGATAGGCACTGTTAAGATTATCAAGGTTGAGAACAGGGGGAGGGGGAAGAAGAGGCTTTACTACACTGTGGAGTAGTGGAGTCTCCGCTGGGCGCCGCCTCGGTTTCGATACTCCTCGGAGTTTTATTCGCCTATCTCCTCGACAGATTAGAGTTCCCGCCGTTTCTGGGTTTTTTCATAGCCGGCGTCTTGACTAAGTATTTCCTAGGCGTCGACTTGCCCGAGATATATCTCCAAGTCCTCATATCGCTGGTTGCGTTTGAGGTAGGGCGCCAGCTGGGGGCGAGCGGCATGTCGCCGGCGGCTTTCTTCGCGGTCATTCTAGAAACTGCGTTTATCGTCGGCATCTCAGTTTTAATATTTAGACTCGCCGGGTTTAAGACTATAGAGGCCCTGGCTGTGGCTTTAATGTTGCTGAGCTCGTCTAGCCTGCTCGTGCTGAAACTTACCCAAGGCCTCCCCACAGAGGCTAGGAACATCGCCATATCTCTCACAACGCTGGAGGACACAGTGCTCTTTTTTGCGCTGAGCCTCCTCATCGGCGGGACGACCGTGGAGAGCCTCCCCGTCAATCTCGTAGTAATAACTATCCTCGGTGGCGTATCCCTCGCGTTGTTCTCCTATATAGATAGGTTTATAATTGGACGTGACTACGCCCTGCCTTTTGCCTTAGCTACGGCATTTGGTTTTGTCTACGTGGTGCAGTACTTCCGCATAGCCTCTCCCTATCTCGGAGCCTTTCTAGCTGGTTACGTTTTTTCCAGGACGGATACGCGCGGCGTACATACAAAAGAGGCGGCAGCCCTCTCCAGCCTAATAATCTACACATACATGCTAGCCGTAGGCGCCTCCCTCCCGACGTCTGGGCTAAATTTGGTGTTTTTTGCCCTCAGCATAGCCGTGGCGTTGCTAGCCGTGTTTATCAGATCAGTATCAGTCTTCTTCGCCTCGTTATTTATAACAGGCAACCCAAGGCTCTCCTCAAGCGTCGCCATCTCAACTGCCCACCTCTCGGAACTCTCCTTGACGATCCCCGTTCTTGTTCATAAATTCGGCGTTGTGAAAGACCCAGAGCTTGTATTTGCCCTCTCCATCGCTCCGATATTTACGCTATTTATAGCCCCCTTTGTATGGCGGCAACGCCACCTCATTGAGAGATACGTGGGAAGCCGCATGAAAGAATTGAGATCCACTGTGGCTTATGAAAAACTCTACAAGGTGATTACCCGCGCCTTTACAACCGCGGCCAAGCTGGCGATTCTTATGGTGGTCGTTGCGCTTGCCTTTAGTTACATGGGCGTGCTGTCTCTTATAGTCTTGATACCCTTATCCTACTTCCTCTCAAAGTACTTTAGAGAGATTTACAACGATCTATTGATAGCACTGAGGGAATACGAGGGGGCGCGATACGGTAGCGCGGCTGTGTTGATCTCCACGTCAGCCCTGGCGCTCTACGTGACAATTGCGCTACTGTCTCCGACACTGGAGGCACACGTCTACGTCATTGGGCTGATAATCGCGGTGCTCACCTATACCCTCTACGTAGTCTACCGGGAGTTACAGAGAGAGCGCGATAGGCGGTTGAGCTCCTCGACGACTACGCGGTAGAACTCATCTACGGGGGGCGGAATATCGGCGCACCTCTCCCAAGCCTCTCGGAACGCCTTAGCCAGCCTGTAGTCTATCCCGGTGACGCTCTCCGGGTCTACCTCAACCTCGGGGAGGATTAGAGACATCAGCGCTATGTGGTGTGCATGTAGCCTGGCGGCTCTCTCAAGCTCTTCTTTTGAATACTCAGCGTCGGCTAGGGAGAAGGCTTTCTGTTTATGCACCTCGGCCAGCGCGCTCCGGGCCAGCGACAGGTCGCGCCTCCTCAGCACCTCTAAGACATCCACGTCGGAGACTCCAGGCGGTGTTAAATACTTTGTGATATGGCGGTGGCAAACCCCACCCTTCAGGTCGGGGTAAGGTTTTTAGCCGGCGTTTATTTAGATATGGTGGTTAGGCGCTCCGTGGCGGTGCCACTTCTGCTGGACGGAAGCCAGCTTCTGGACTACCTAAAGCTGGAGAGAATATATAGGCTGGCGAAGAAGGTCGTGGTGGAGTATCTAGTCCAGAGTTACAATGGTAGAAGTGCTGGCTGCTTCCGCGTGTGGCACGAGGTTAAGGAGACGGTGAGGCGGCTCGGCCTGCCGTCTGCATACGCCCAACAGGCGGTGAAAGACGCCGTGGAGACGTACAACGCCTGGGCAACGGCTGGAGAGAGGCCACCAGAAATCAGAAAGGTATCCCCTTACACAGACGAGATGGCTTGGCGCCTCGACTCGGCGACTGCCTTATCTATAAGGCTCATGTCCGGGAGGCACATCGCGGAGCTGTGGCCGCACAAACGCTTCTGGCTCTAGAGTGGCTTGTCAGGACTGGGAGGGCCAAGAGGGCGTCCACGATTAGACTGAGGCGGGTGAAGAACAAAGTGTACGCCGTCTTCACTTACGAGGTGGAGCCAGAGCCGCCGAGGGAGCCAGAGGCAGTAATCGTCTTCGACGTGAATGAGAACACAGTCGTCGCGGCCAAGGTGGATCTGATAGCCGCTGTCGACAGAGTGGCTCGGTGGAAGAGGATGGATCCAGCCCCCCATATCCATCTACATCTTTAGAACCGACTTCGGCGGACTGGCGAAAAGATACGACGCGGTCAGAAGGAGGTGGGCTGAGGAGCTCGCCGTCGAGATAAATGGCAAGAGGCTCTCCGGCGTCCACACTAGGGAGTTCAGAAAGAGGGTCAAGAGGCTTAGGGAGAGGGATAGGAAGCGGGATAGAGTTAACAAGATAGCTCACGAGCTTACGAGAGAGCCGGTGATCTTCGTCACTGAGGATCTAGGCGAGAAGCCGCAGGAGGAGATGGTAGAGGACAAGAGGAGTCCGCAACTCAAACACCGCATAAAGCAGACGCCTATGAAGGCAGTAGTCGACAAGACAGCCGACAAGGCCGCGGAGCGCGGCCTGAGGCTAGTGCTGGTTTCTTCGTACAGGAACTCCAAGACATGCCCAGTACACGGCGAGGAGATGTCGTTCCCCCTCGGCTCCAAGACAGGCCTCTGCCCGAGGGGGCACTGGGTTCACCGAGACGTCGCGGCCGTCCTCAACATCATGAGGAGAGCCGCGGAGAGGCTTGAGCCTAGATACGCAGAGGCGGTTAAGAGAGCCCTATCCGCAGTAGACGTGAAGGCGCTGGGGGAGTGGTCCAGATCCGCGCTAGAGGCTGAAAGAGTGTCCCAAACCAAACGGCCCGCCGTGCTGGCCCGGGCCAGCCCCATGACCCCCGTCCACGAGGGCGGGGGACGAGGGTGCCGATGAGCCACCCCAAGGGAACACCGAGGGGCGGGGAGGAGATCAGATGAATAGTACCAAACTGATTTTTAATTCTGCACTGTGATCTAGACGTGGTTTTGATCCGCGTAGACGGCCACGAGGAGGTTGTCGCGACTGTCGACGACCTCGAGAGACTTTGCAAGAGGCTTAGGGAGGAGTTGCTGAGGCCCGAGTGTCAGTACAACTCTTGGTACATCAGGGTGCCCCCCGACAGGCTCCTCGCCTTGCTGAAGAGGGTATACGTAAAGTACGCACAGGGGGTGCTCGGCGTCAGCGACGTCATATCCGAGTTTCTAGATGAGTTCAAACTCTCTAAAACCTTGTCGAGGGTGATAACCCCTACCCTCAGCTCCCTCGGCTTGACAGCCTCTGGAAAATTCACGGCGGCGGCCGTGGAGGTTGGCAAACTGCTCCATGAGGGTAGGCTTGACGAGGCTAGGGAGAGGTTGCGTTCAATATTTGCAAAAAACTGCGTGCTAAAGGAGATTATGGAGAAGGCAACCGACTGCGCAGAGATAGAGAAAGCTGTGGTGTCTGTGCTGACGGCGTATGGAAAGAGCCTCAGATTCGACGAAGTTAAGTACACCGTGGAGCTCTTGAAAATTGCCCACCCACGTTGCGAGGATTGCAACCTGTCATGCGTGACGCCTAGGAAAATCGCCAACTGCGTCGAGAGGATAATTCAGCTAGCTGCCCCCCACACGAGGGAGCTTTTTGAGAAGCTGGACATATCACTCCTGCCAGAGCACTTAGAGTACCTCCGGGCCGATCCGTCCACCTTTCTAATTAGCGTGAGGGGCACCGACAAGCACATAGGCAAGATAATAATTGGGGAGCCTATTGAAAGCGTCCAGCTCCCTCAGTTGAAAAATTCCCTGGCCAAACTCGACGAGAAGATTGTCGAGGGCGTGTATGAGGTCTATGTAAAGATCATCCCCATACTCGAGGGAGACGACAAGTGCAAAACAATGAAGCTACTGCTCGAAGTAGTACGAGGCGACTTAGAAAAGGCGTCGAAAATCGTCAAGCTGACATCCAGCTGAGGAGCTGGGTCCTCAACCCTCAGTTGAATTAGCACGCCTCTCCTACCACCTCCACCCCGCCACGGCGGGTGTCTAACGTCGGGACGAGCTAGTGCAATTACCGCCGCAACCGCTTTATACACATGGGCGGCCACTCCTCCGCGGCGAGGAGGAGTCAAGCGCCGACGTCTTTGCTGTTCCGGCCAACTCCCGTGGCGGGAAGCTGAGATGCGGCAGGAGTGGCTATACGCCCTATACAAACCTGCTTTCTACAGAAGGAGGCCCCGGGCCGCCCCCGCCTCTACACGGAGAGGAGTAGGACGGCGTTGCGCGGCGGGCCGATCGCTGAGCTAGACCCCCTCTATAGGAATTCTACTTTACCGTTGGTCTACTATCTATTCGGTGCGTGGTTTCAAACGTCCTGACTGCAAATAGCTTTCCTTTTGTGAAGGCCCTCACCTCTACGTAGGGCGCCAGGCCGGAGGTGGCAATTTTCTGGCCCAGAACGGTGTCTATCTGAAATATACCAGTCTCGTTTGTCATGTGTACGTTGATGGCTAGGGGCCTGGTTTCGTTTGCTACGAGTTCTACCCGTTCTATAGCCAGGGCGCTCAGCGCGTGTATGTCGTTTTTCCCAGCTCTGTAGGGATACCTAGCCCTGCCGCTACTCATATCTGTCCCGTCTGCAATCTTGGCGCAGGCCGCCTCAAACGTGAGGCAGTTGTACGCCTCGTCGTGGCAGAACACGGCGTGCATCACCTCTTGCTTGAGCATGTACATCTTCTCTGTGTTGCCGTACACCTTCGACAGAATCTTCTCGGCAATTCTGTCTGTCAGCAAGGCGGAGTAAATGGGGTGGTGGGTTCTGTGTACCGAGTTTCCAATGTCGTGTAGATAGGCGCCCATCAGAGTCACCACCATGGAGTCCTCCCAGTCGCCCACGCCGTCGGCGACGACGCTGGGCTTGAACCCCTTGTCGGCGAGAATTTTGTATATAGCCAGGGCGCTGCCAGCCACAATTCTCGAGTGGACTGGGCCATGGTCGTTGTACCGTAGCCTCTGTACGGCGAAGACGTTGGCCATTTTTAGATACGCCTGGACCTCCACATCAGACGTAAGGAGCTCCCACACCTTTCTAACCCTATCGCTGTCTGGGATAATTCTATCGATCAGCTTCACGCCAACTTCATATACAAGCTCTTTCTCCACTCTAATAGGGAGATTGACCCAATTTTAAATTTTTAATACAATCCAAAACCCATCCCCTATGTATACAACTGTATTTATTACAGCTCCAGATAGGGAGAGTGGTAAGAAAATAGCTAGGCATATTTTGGATAGGAGGCTTGCGGCTTGTGTCAACATGTCGCCGGTGAGTTCAATGTATTGGTGGGATGGAAAGATTGAGGAGGCCGACGAGGTTCTCCTAATAGTCAAGACCAGCGCAGATAAGTTGGAAGAGCTTATAAAAGAGGTGAAGTCTGTACACCCCTACCAGGTGCCCGAGATAATAGCGTTGCCCATATCGGGGGGCTACAGGGAGTATTTAAAATGGGTCGAGCGGGAGACCCATGCCTAGCGTCTTGTGGATTCTATTCGACGGCGGGGGGGACAGGCCGAGTGGCGGAAAGACGCCGTTTTACGTAGCCTTCAAGCCCACGATAGACTACCTAACATCTCTCGGGTCGTGCGGCGTGTTGGATCCCGTGTCTCCCGGCGTCAGGCCTGGCTCCGACACGGCGCATCTAGCCCTATTTGGATACGACCCGTATAGGTACTACACGGGGCGCGGTGCCTTTGAGGCCCTCGGGGCAGACGTGGCGCTGAAGCCCGGCGACGTGGCATTCCGGACAAACCTAGCCACAGTCGACGACGCGGACGTGGTGCTGGATAGACGTGCGGGCCGCTACATAGCGCCCGAGGAGGCCAGGGCCGTGGAGGAGTTGATGAGTAAGATAGGCGAGGAGGTGGGGCGGAGGTACGGCGTCGAGGTGTTGTACAAATCCACGGTGGAGCACAGGGGGGTTCTGGTGCTGAGAGGGGCGGTGAGCCACAAGGTAAGCGATACGGATCCGCACAAGGTCGGGGCCAAGATTATGCAGTCGGTGCCTCTTGACAACAGTAAAGAGGCGGCCCTCACGGCGGAGGTTGTTAACGAAATTACGAGACGCTTCAGAGAGGCGTCGAGGGAGATGGAGGTGAACAAGGCCAGGAGGTTGCAGGGACGTCTGCCGATAAACGCAATTCTCCTCAGGGGCGGCGGCTACATGCCGCATATAGAGCCCATCAGGGAGAGGTACAACATCAGGGCGGCCGCCATCGCGGGGGTTGCGTTAATCAGAGGCGTGGCGCGGGCGGTGGGCATGGATGTATACACAGCGCCCGGCCTCGGCGGGACGAAGGACGACGTCTTTGACAATGCGGTTAAGCTCGCCGTGGATCTCATGTCTACGTATGACCTGGTGTTTCTACACGTCAAGGGGACAGACAGCACCAGCCACGACGGGGACTTCGGCGGGAAGGTGTCTGTCATCGAGAGGCTGGACAAGGCGCTGGCCCCGTATCTAGACAACCTGTTGAAGAACTACGTCGTGGTCACCTCAGACCACGCCACTCCAGTCAGCGTGAGGGAGCACACAGGCGAGCCCGTGCCGATACTTCTCTACGGACCCGACGTCGTTGCCGACGACGTGGGAAAATTCTCAGAGCTCACGTGTTGGAGAGGCGCCTTGGGGAGGCTGAGGGGCATAGACGTCATGCCGATT
The sequence above is drawn from the Pyrobaculum ferrireducens genome and encodes:
- a CDS encoding HD domain-containing protein, yielding MEKELVYEVGVKLIDRIIPDSDRVRKVWELLTSDVEVQAYLKMANVFAVQRLRYNDHGPVHSRIVAGSALAIYKILADKGFKPSVVADGVGDWEDSMVVTLMGAYLHDIGNSVHRTHHPIYSALLTDRIAEKILSKVYGNTEKMYMLKQEVMHAVFCHDEAYNCLTFEAACAKIADGTDMSSGRARYPYRAGKNDIHALSALAIERVELVANETRPLAINVHMTNETGIFQIDTVLGQKIATSGLAPYVEVRAFTKGKLFAVRTFETTHRIDSRPTVK
- the alaXM gene encoding alanyl-tRNA editing protein AlaXM translates to MKTKLLYQEDSYVREFDATVLDVSGNEVVLDKTAFHDGTGGVEADSGFFVFGGERYSAKAAHKGGEVVHVLDRPPVFKPGDVVRGVVDWEKRYRKMRLHTAAHILSAVLYNRYNALITGGEITHEYARDDFNVEGDMAAVRKIFEEAVAEVNQIAQRGIEVRVYWLPREEALKIPGVVKLAEKMPPDLPTLRIVEIPGVDIQADGGPHVKNTKEIGTVKIIKVENRGRGKKRLYYTVE
- the ilvA gene encoding threonine ammonia-lyase; translated protein: MILLEEATTVIKEKQREGKIHRTPTLRSESLSRVTGGEVFLKLEALQKTGSFKIRGAYFAMHKYIREGYREFITASSGNHAQGVAYAAQLHGVRATVVMPETTPWLKVKKTQDYGATVILHGESYYEAEMKAIELVGGGAKFLHAYNDWYVISGQSTLGVEILEDLESVDVVVVPVGGGGLISGVAYAVKKRRPGVRVVGVQASGAPAVYLSLKEGGLVTIDRVDTIADGIAVKRPGDITLKLIQEYVDDIVLVDDNEIVDAIYLLLERTRVVAEGAGAAAVAALMSGKVDVRGKRAAAVVSGGNIDAPILMRVLMKALARQRRVVRLVGEVPDRPGTLAKASSLLASHNVNILEVYHERYDPEQRPNYVRLIFVVEIPGTLDMSKLLDELERSGFYFKLAPH
- a CDS encoding 2,3-bisphosphoglycerate-independent phosphoglycerate mutase, translated to MPSVLWILFDGGGDRPSGGKTPFYVAFKPTIDYLTSLGSCGVLDPVSPGVRPGSDTAHLALFGYDPYRYYTGRGAFEALGADVALKPGDVAFRTNLATVDDADVVLDRRAGRYIAPEEARAVEELMSKIGEEVGRRYGVEVLYKSTVEHRGVLVLRGAVSHKVSDTDPHKVGAKIMQSVPLDNSKEAALTAEVVNEITRRFREASREMEVNKARRLQGRLPINAILLRGGGYMPHIEPIRERYNIRAAAIAGVALIRGVARAVGMDVYTAPGLGGTKDDVFDNAVKLAVDLMSTYDLVFLHVKGTDSTSHDGDFGGKVSVIERLDKALAPYLDNLLKNYVVVTSDHATPVSVREHTGEPVPILLYGPDVVADDVGKFSELTCWRGALGRLRGIDVMPILGSYLTLTEKFGE
- a CDS encoding zinc ribbon domain-containing protein; translation: MIFVTEDLGEKPQEEMVEDKRSPQLKHRIKQTPMKAVVDKTADKAAERGLRLVLVSSYRNSKTCPVHGEEMSFPLGSKTGLCPRGHWVHRDVAAVLNIMRRAAERLEPRYAEAVKRALSAVDVKALGEWSRSALEAERVSQTKRPAVLARASPMTPVHEGGGRGCR
- the cutA gene encoding divalent-cation tolerance protein CutA; amino-acid sequence: MYTTVFITAPDRESGKKIARHILDRRLAACVNMSPVSSMYWWDGKIEEADEVLLIVKTSADKLEELIKEVKSVHPYQVPEIIALPISGGYREYLKWVERETHA
- a CDS encoding cation:proton antiporter, whose product is MESPLGAASVSILLGVLFAYLLDRLEFPPFLGFFIAGVLTKYFLGVDLPEIYLQVLISLVAFEVGRQLGASGMSPAAFFAVILETAFIVGISVLIFRLAGFKTIEALAVALMLLSSSSLLVLKLTQGLPTEARNIAISLTTLEDTVLFFALSLLIGGTTVESLPVNLVVITILGGVSLALFSYIDRFIIGRDYALPFALATAFGFVYVVQYFRIASPYLGAFLAGYVFSRTDTRGVHTKEAAALSSLIIYTYMLAVGASLPTSGLNLVFFALSIAVALLAVFIRSVSVFFASLFITGNPRLSSSVAISTAHLSELSLTIPVLVHKFGVVKDPELVFALSIAPIFTLFIAPFVWRQRHLIERYVGSRMKELRSTVAYEKLYKVITRAFTTAAKLAILMVVVALAFSYMGVLSLIVLIPLSYFLSKYFREIYNDLLIALREYEGARYGSAAVLISTSALALYVTIALLSPTLEAHVYVIGLIIAVLTYTLYVVYRELQRERDRRLSSSTTTR